From Bombyx mori chromosome 18, ASM3026992v2:
TCATACATTCGGCTTCCAGATGGCCGAGAAACAACAGTGTCGAATCGTCATCTAGCACCATTGGGTTCAGAAAGGGTAGATCTGCGAATAGATAATGAAAACACTATTGATTATCATAACGTCGCAGAACCACTTCCGGAAACAGAAGACCAAAACTTGGAGATTCCTTCATCTAATGAAACGGGACCTGTGGTACTTGATAATAGCAGAGAGATAGAGACAGAATTACCATCATCACCACCGCCGGAGCCAACACTTCGTAGATCTGGTCGCGTCCATAAAACGCCAGGATTTTTAAAAGATTATGTTCTAAAATAGTGTGGGAGAATGATGTAAACTTCTTAGTTGAAATTATCAGCCATAAGTTGACGTCATTGTCAATCtgttttattcgttatttgtcaatgtacctaatgtaatcaaagcaaattttactattaattttagcttattaaaaccttatattcagtaaaggttttctctTATTACACATAGAATGATTATAAACAGTCCAATAAATGATAAGACTCAATGTAGACAGTTATTTTATAATGCAGCGGAGCAGCCGTTTTATAATAGATACTTAAACTGATCATAGGTAAATTGTAGTGCTGCATTTATTTATCTCTTGATTTCATGTCGATAGATTTTTTGACCTCTTTTTTAAAGAACATTTGAATTCTGATATTCTCATGTCACATCCTCGTTTGTTGAGgtctttcttatttattttcggTATCCATAAGATAAAAAATCTACCTTGAGACTGTTGAATGTGCAACGTaaggcattattcattatgagttTTTACCACCAGGTAGGACCATCGATCCTGAACTCTACTGcaaacaactgatgagattaaagcaagaagttgagagaaagcggccggaattaatcaacagaatgGGTGTGgattttcatcatgataacgctagacctcacacatctttagccactcagcaaaaattgaGAGaacttggctgggaggtgttaatgcattcgccgtatagttctgaccttgcaccttcagattttcacctgtttcggtctcttcagaattctttaaatggtaactacatactttagttaaatgtaaataaactatatgaaaaaatgttgtgaattttctcaaaaaatgcgaagaaactttccccaacctattatgtaCTTTAATACTTTAGTTATTATTTCGttatctttttaatatttttttttgtggctttTAATTTCCATTTAGCTATGCCTTTCAATCACCAAATTAGTGGAATCGAATGGTGAACATATTTTTCGTGAGTTGAAGTGCATATTAAAGTGATTTTAAAGCCTAATGCCGATTAGAGCAGTCCATCCTCTGGACTGGACCCACAAACATTTCAGTCTAAATCAAAGTCCTCTATAGTCAGAGAGTTTTGACAGTTGACATTTGGGACAGTACTTTATTGAAATTTACTTCGAAGTCCATGGTGATTAATCTATGATTCAAAATTGGAGAAGTAAAAGCTATGATTcgattgtgtaataaaatgaatagaTTTGGGGTGCTGAAGAGCAATACGCTCCGCATTGCAACTCGGTTTTACAGTGAAGGCTCCACACAAAACGAAAGTCCTAGTTTTTCTTCGCCTCCAACAAATTCGACGATTCCTGAAGTCAATGGATTGAGTAGCGCCGTCATTCATCCAGCTTCACAACCTGTGGGCCCCGGTGTGGATCCAAAAAAAACCGGAGCGTACAAAGTTCCAGAATATTTCTGTTATGATAATGTGAGCTTCTTCGAAGCTGAAATTGAGATGGCGAAGTACCGATTGCCACAACCTTCGGCCCtcaaaaagtaaattttaatttgcttgATATTAGATGTAAtgtagtaatttaataaatacagtTGTACTAAgttatttgtctttttttttttaacaaaataaagtatataataaattactgAGCTACTGTGTTTTACTAAATTATTGTAATACTAAAGCCTAAATTACTGTGTTAAATCAAGGAACATGGCCTCCTCAAGAT
This genomic window contains:
- the LOC101746149 gene encoding uncharacterized protein LOC101746149, which gives rise to MIRLCNKMNRFGVLKSNTLRIATRFYSEGSTQNESPSFSSPPTNSTIPEVNGLSSAVIHPASQPVGPGVDPKKTGAYKVPEYFCYDNVSFFEAEIEMAKYRLPQPSALKK